In a single window of the Acipenser ruthenus chromosome 20, fAciRut3.2 maternal haplotype, whole genome shotgun sequence genome:
- the LOC117425347 gene encoding splicing factor 3B subunit 3 — MFLYNLTLQRATGISHAIHGNFSGTKQQEIVVSRGKILELLRPDANTGKVHTLLTMEVFGIIRSLMAFRLTGGTKDYIVVGSDSGRIVILEYQPSKNVFEKVHQETFGKSGCRRIVPGQFLAVDPKGRAVMIGALEKQKLVYILNRDAAARLTISSPLEAHKANTLVYHVVGVDVGFENPMFACLEMDYEETDNDPTGEAAANTQQTLTFYELDLGLNHVVRKYSEALEEHGNFLITVPGGSDGPSGVLICSENYITYKNFGDQPDIRCPIPRRRNDLDDPERGMIFVCSATHKTKSMFFFLAQTEQGDIFKVTLETDEEMVTEIRLKYFDTIPVATSMCVLKTGFLFVSSEFGNHYLYQIAHLGDDDEEPEFSSAMPLEEGDTFFFQPRPLKNLVLVDEQESLSPIMSCQIADLANEDTPQLYVACGRGPKSTLRVLRHGLEVSEMAVSELPGNPNAVWTVRRHIEDEFDAYIIVSFVNATLVLSIGETVEEVTDSGFLGTTPTLSCSLLGEDALVQVYPDGIRHIRADKRVNEWKTPGKKTIVRCAVNQRQVVIALTGGELVYFEMDPSGQLNEYTERKEMSADVVCMSLANVPPGEQRSRFLAVGLVDNTVRIISLDPSDCLQPLSMQALPAQPESLCIVEMGGTEKQDELGEKGSIGFLYLNIGLQNGVLLRTVLDPVTGDLSDTRTRYLGSRPVKLFRVRMQGQEAVLAMSSRSWLSYSYQSRFHLTPLSYETLEYASGFASEQCPEGIVAISTNTLRILALEKLGAVFNQVAFPLQYTPRKFVIHPETNNLILIETDHNAYTEATKAQRKQQMAEEMVEAAGEDERELAAEMAAAFLNENLPEAIFGAPKAGSGQWASLVRLINPIQGATLDLVQLEQNEAAFSVTVCKFANGGEDWYVLVGVARDLILNPRSVGGGFIYTYRLVSGGEKLEFMHKTPVEDVPSAIAPFQGRVLISIGKLLRIYDLGKKKLLRKCENKHVPNLITGIYPMGHRVIVTDVQESLFWIRYKRNENQLIIFADDTHPRWLTTACLLDYDTMASADKFGNISIVRLPPNTNDDVDEDPTGNKALWDRGLLNGASQKAEVIMNYHIGETVLSLQKTTLIPGGSESLVYTTLSGGIGILVPFTSHEDHDFFQHLEMHMRSEYPPLCGRDHLSFRSYYFPVKNVIDGDLCEQFNSMDPNKQKSVSEELDRTPPEVSKKLEDIRTRYAF, encoded by the exons ATGTTTCTCTACAACCTGACCCTTCAGAGAGCCACCGGCATCAGCCATGCTATCCATGGAAACTTCTCGG GGACAAAGCAGCAAGAAATAGTCGTTTCCAGGGGGAAGATCCTGGAGTTGCTTCGCCCCGATGCCAACACTGGCAAGGTGCACACCCTGCTCACCATGGAGGTGTTTGGGATTATCCGCTCCCTCATGGCTTTCAGGCTGACGGGCGGGACAAAAG ACTATATTGTTGTGGGCAGCGACTCAGGGAGAATCGTCATCCTGGAGTACCAGCCCTCCAAGAACGTGTTTGAGAAGGTGCACCAGGAGACCTTCGGCAAGAGCGGCTGCCGACGCATCGTCCCGGGCCAGTTCCTGGCTGTCGACCCCAAGGGCAGGGCTGTCATGATCG GAGCGCTTGAGAAGCAGAAGCTGGTGTATATCCTGAACAGAGACGCTGCTGCTCGCCTCACCATCTCCTCCCCTCTGGAGGCGCACAAGGCCAACACCCTGGTCTACCACGTGGTGGGGGTGGACGTGGGCTTCGAGAACCCCATGTTTGCATGCCTGGAGATGGACTACGAG GAGACGGATAATGACCCGACGGGGGAGGCTGCTGCCAACACCCAGCAGACCCTGACCTTCTACGAGCTGGACCTGGGCTTGAACCACGTGGTGCGCAAGTACAGCGAGGCCCTGGAGGAGCATGGGAACTTTCTCATCACAG TCCCGGGAGGATCTGACGGCCCCAGCGGAGTGCTGATCTGCTCTGAGAACTACATCACCTACAAGAACTTCGGGGACCAGCCAGACATCCGCTGCCCCATCCCACGCAGGAGG AACGACCTGGATGATCCAGAGCGCGGGATGATCTTTGTCTGCTCCGCCACGCACAAGACCAAGTCCATGTTCTTCTTCCTGGCGCAGACCGAGCAGGGCGACATCTTCAAAGTCACCCTGGAGACGGATGAGGAGATG GTGACTGAAATCCGTTTGAAGTACTTCGACACCATTCCTGTGGCAACCTCCATGTGCGTGCTGAAAACGGGCTTCCTCTTTGTGTCCTCAGAGTTCGGGAATCA TTACCTGTACCAGATTGCACACCTGGGGGATGATGACGAGGAGCCAGAGTTCTCCTCTGCCATGCCGCTGGAGGAGGGAGACACCTTCTTCTTCCAGCCGCGGCCGCTGAAGAACCTGGTGCTAGTGGACGAGCAGGAGAGCCTCTCCCCCATCATGAGCTGCCAG ATTGCTGATCTGGCAAATGAGGACACACCCCAACTGTACGTGGCCTGTGGCAGGGGACCCAAGTCCACGCTGAGGGTACTGAGGCACGGACTCGAG GTGTCCGAGATGGCCGTCTCGGAGCTGCCCGGTAACCCCAATGCAGTGTGGACAGTGAGACGTCACATTGAAG ACGAGTTTGACGCCTACATCATCGTGTCCTTCGTGAACGCCACGCTGGTGCTGTCCATCGGGGAGACTGTGGAGGAAGTGACTGACTCGGGCTTCCTGGGCACCACCCCCACCCTGTCCTGCTCTCTGCTCGGGGAGGACGCGCTGGTGCAG gtatACCCAGATGGGATCCGTCATATCCGGGCAGACAAGAGAGTGAACGAGTGGAAGACTCCGGGCAAGAAGACGATTGTGCGCTGTGCTGTTAATCAGAGGCAGGTGGTGATCGCGCTCACTGGGGGAGAGCTTGTGTACTTCGAGATGGACCCG TCTGGCCAACTGAACGAGTACACGGAGCGCAAGGAGATGTCCGCGGACGTGGTCTGCATGAGTCTGGCCAACGTGCCTCCAGGAGAGCAGCGCTCGCGCTTCCTGGCTGTGGGGCTGGTGGACAACACTGTGAGGATCATCTCCCTCGACCCCTCG GACTGCTTGCAGCCGCTCAGTATGCAGGCGCTGCCGGCCCAGCCCGAGTCCCTGTGCATCGTGGAGATGGGCGGCACGGAGAAGCAGGATGAGCTGGGAGAGAAGGGCAGCATCGGCTTCCTGTACCTCAACATCGGCCTGCAG AACGGCGTGCTGCTCCGGACCGTGCTGGACCCCGTCACAGGCGACCTGTCCGACACACGCACCCGATACCTGGGCTCTCGCCCGGTGAAGCTCTTCCGTGTCAGGATGCAGGGCCAGGAAGCG gtGCTGGCCATGTCCAGCCGCTCGTGGCTCAGTTACTCCTATCAGTCTCGCTTCCACTTGACGCCGCTGTCCTACGAGACTCTGGAGTATGCGTCTGGCTTTGCCTCAGAGCAGTGTCCGGAGGGCATCGTGGCCATTTCCACTAACACCCTCAG GATCTTGGCTCTGGAGAAGCTGGGCGCAGTGTTCAATCAGGTGGCGTTCCCCCTGCAGTACACCCCACGCAAATTCGTCATTCACCCCGAAACCAACAACCTGATCCTGATCGAGACAGACCACAACGCCTACACTGAGGCCACCAAGGCACAGCGGAAGCAGCAGATGGCCGAG GAAATGGTTGAGGCCGCCGGAGAGGATGAGCGGGAGCTGGCGGCGGAGATGGCGGCTGCGTTCCTTAACGAGAATCTTCCAGAGGCGATCTTCGGCGCTCCTAAGGCAGGCAGTGGACAATGGGCCTCGCTGGTGCGGCTCATCAACCCCATCCAGGGGGCCACCCTGGACCTGGTGCAGCTGGAGCAGAACGAGGCAGCGTTCAG tgtgactgtctGCAAGTTTGCCAACGGAGGAGAGGATTGGTATGTGCTGGTGGGCGTGGCCAGAGACCTGATCCTGAACCCGCGCTCTGTGGGCGGTGGCTTCATCTACACCTACCGCCTGGTGAGCGGCGGAGAGAAGCTGGAGTTCATGCACAAG ACGCCAGTGGAGGATGTCCCCTCTGCCATCGCACCCTTCCAGGGCAGGGTTCTCATTTCCATTGGGAAGTTGCTGCGGATCTACGACCTTGGGAAGAAAAAGCTGCTCCGCAAGTGCGAGAACAAG CACGTCCCCAACCTCATCACAGGGATCTACCCCATGGGGCACCGTGTGATCGTGACGGACGTGCAGGAGAGCCTGTTCTGGATCCGCTACAAGCGCAATGAGAACCAGCTGATCATCTTCGCTGATGACACGCACCCTCGCTGGCTCACCACGGCCTGTCTGCTCGACTACGATACCATGGCCTCTGCAGACAAGTTCGGCAACATCAGCATC GTCAGGTTGCCCCCGAATACCAACGATGACGTGGATGAGGATCCTACTGGAAACAAGGCGCTGTGGGACAGGGGTCTTCTCAATGGGGCCTCCCAGAAG GCGGAGGTGATCATGAACTACCACATCGGGGAGACGGTCCTCTCCTTGCAGAAGACCACGCTGATCCCTGGAGGCTCCGAGTCCCTGGTGTACACCACTCTGTCTGGGGGCATCGGAATCCTGGTCCCCTTCACCTCTCACGAG GACCATGACTTCTTCCAGCATTTGGAGATGCACATGCGTTCAGAGTACCCCCCTCTATGTGGCCGGGACCACCTCAGCTTTCGCTCCTACTACTTCCCTGTCAAG AACGTAATCGACGGAGATCTGTGTGAGCAGTTCAACTCTATGGACCCCAACAAACAGAAGAGTGTATCTGAGGAGCTGGACCGAACACCACCCGAGGTCTCCAAGAAACTGGAGGATATCCGAACTCGCTACGCTTTCTAA